In the Polyangiaceae bacterium genome, one interval contains:
- a CDS encoding HU family DNA-binding protein: MAGKRLTKAQVVAELSANTDLDKKSVNRVFEALQELIRKQLSARGPGEFVVPGLVKLRVVKKPATKERQGINPFTKEPITIPAKPASKKVRATALKALKDLVQ, translated from the coding sequence ATGGCTGGAAAGAGGCTGACTAAGGCGCAGGTTGTGGCGGAACTCTCGGCGAACACGGATCTCGACAAGAAGAGCGTGAACCGCGTTTTCGAGGCATTGCAGGAGCTGATTCGCAAGCAGCTCTCGGCTCGGGGTCCCGGCGAGTTCGTGGTTCCCGGTCTGGTGAAGCTTCGCGTGGTGAAGAAGCCCGCGACCAAGGAGCGCCAGGGCATCAACCCGTTCACCAAAGAGCCGATCACCATCCCGGCGAAGCCGGCGAGCAAGAAGGTCCGTGCAACGGCCCTGAAGGCTCTCAAAGATCTGGTTCAGTGA
- a CDS encoding type II toxin-antitoxin system Phd/YefM family antitoxin, whose product MNTPRKIAASEFKARCLGVLDEVRATGAEVVITKRGEPVARLVPIGKAQASLRGAWKDIARVRGDIVHVDWTAEFEANR is encoded by the coding sequence GTGAATACGCCCCGAAAAATTGCCGCCAGTGAGTTCAAGGCCCGCTGTTTGGGGGTGCTCGACGAGGTCCGCGCGACAGGCGCCGAAGTCGTGATCACGAAGCGCGGCGAGCCCGTTGCACGCCTGGTACCGATCGGGAAGGCCCAAGCCTCGCTGCGCGGCGCGTGGAAGGACATTGCACGCGTACGCGGTGACATCGTCCACGTCGATTGGACGGCGGAGTTCGAGGCCAATCGGTGA
- a CDS encoding type II toxin-antitoxin system VapC family toxin, whose translation MRHLLDTHVAIWWLTDDRRLTRAHARVLERAERSGTSVGLSAMSLWEIAKLVERRRIELDQTIDESLATLETHPAVTVLPLSARVAVESTRLGARFPSDPVDQIIAATARCHALTLLTVDERIIDSGAVAVA comes from the coding sequence GTGAGACACCTTCTGGACACGCACGTCGCGATCTGGTGGCTCACCGACGATCGTCGGCTCACCCGCGCTCACGCTCGCGTGCTCGAGCGCGCGGAGCGGAGCGGCACCTCAGTCGGCCTGTCTGCCATGTCGCTTTGGGAGATCGCCAAGCTGGTCGAACGACGACGCATCGAGCTCGACCAGACCATCGACGAGAGCCTCGCGACGCTGGAGACGCATCCCGCGGTGACGGTCCTCCCACTGAGCGCGCGCGTCGCCGTGGAGAGCACGCGCCTCGGGGCGCGCTTCCCATCGGACCCGGTGGATCAGATCATCGCTGCAACCGCGCGATGTCATGCTCTGACGCTGCTCACCGTCGACGAACGAATCATCGATTCGGGCGCAGTCGCCGTCGCCTGA
- a CDS encoding MYXO-CTERM sorting domain-containing protein, translating into MKNLRGMPLALVLGLVSAGASSVRTAHAAGPYTLYVTVSGAGNHDGKTLANAMTLAEARQAAAAGDVVFVQKGLYQLPQLTTSFSKSGTAQNPIIWEGEISDADLSWEASKGKPTLSSNGANSTVLASAIDANYQIRINGDYQVFRNFVFQEDAQGRGLVQVDGNFVTVETSASKYPSNVSSSSNHTWMVYGHDVTFRKSSFYNGSRTILWVRKSGAGTADNFLMEQCKLTGASNHPPIQIMPTTNSSSAETIKHPIVRRNVFIDNPYGDGIYSRQNEQGAFYNNLFIRSSTPYSVDVHTGINAVCDTKGSFVAYNTIVESGGNIIFNRAGNQVYFYNNLVYLTAAPTGIPYRYTDPFNATTGHKNDYNLWFSAVGNIGDMSCDLGSQPTAKLSGIFAAYGFEEHSQIQVAPEFTNAAADDYSPMAATSKQVGAGIPISKTNGFWMDVKDDFYGNLRDAQKPTVGAIEYGSVPAGGAGGAGGNAGAGAAGSAGTAGGSAGGPGSGGSAAGGASAGAAGNGASAGTAGAGATSSGSGGSAAKSSEDDGGCGCRTSQRAPTLPASALLLLGALGWIARRRQI; encoded by the coding sequence ATGAAGAACCTACGCGGCATGCCGCTCGCGCTCGTCTTGGGTCTGGTCTCTGCGGGCGCTTCCAGCGTTCGTACGGCCCATGCGGCGGGCCCGTACACGCTGTATGTGACCGTGTCGGGCGCCGGCAATCACGACGGCAAGACCCTCGCCAACGCCATGACCCTGGCGGAGGCGAGGCAGGCCGCAGCGGCGGGCGACGTGGTGTTCGTGCAGAAAGGACTCTACCAGCTGCCCCAACTGACGACGTCCTTCAGCAAGTCGGGAACCGCGCAGAATCCAATCATTTGGGAAGGAGAGATCTCCGACGCCGACTTGAGCTGGGAGGCGAGCAAAGGGAAACCGACGCTCTCTTCGAATGGCGCGAACAGCACGGTCTTGGCGTCGGCCATCGACGCGAACTACCAGATCCGCATCAACGGTGACTACCAGGTGTTCCGCAACTTCGTGTTTCAAGAAGACGCGCAGGGGCGCGGACTGGTGCAGGTCGACGGCAACTTCGTGACCGTGGAAACCTCTGCGTCGAAGTACCCCTCCAACGTGTCCAGCTCCTCCAATCACACCTGGATGGTGTACGGCCACGACGTCACCTTTCGCAAGTCGAGCTTCTACAACGGCTCGAGGACCATCCTTTGGGTGCGAAAGAGCGGCGCGGGCACTGCCGACAACTTCTTGATGGAGCAGTGCAAGCTCACCGGCGCCTCCAACCACCCTCCCATTCAGATCATGCCCACGACGAACTCGTCGAGCGCCGAAACCATCAAGCACCCGATCGTGCGCCGGAACGTGTTCATCGACAATCCCTACGGCGACGGCATCTACAGCCGTCAGAACGAACAGGGCGCCTTCTACAACAACTTGTTCATCCGTTCGAGCACGCCCTACAGCGTGGACGTCCATACCGGCATCAACGCGGTCTGCGATACCAAGGGCAGCTTCGTTGCCTACAACACCATCGTGGAATCAGGCGGCAACATCATCTTCAACCGCGCCGGAAATCAGGTCTATTTCTACAACAACCTGGTCTATCTCACCGCGGCTCCCACGGGGATCCCGTATCGCTACACAGATCCCTTCAACGCCACCACGGGACACAAGAATGACTACAACCTGTGGTTCTCCGCGGTCGGCAACATCGGGGACATGAGCTGCGACTTGGGGTCGCAGCCCACCGCCAAGCTGTCCGGGATCTTTGCGGCCTACGGCTTCGAAGAGCACTCACAGATCCAAGTCGCACCCGAATTCACGAACGCCGCCGCGGACGACTATTCGCCCATGGCGGCGACGTCGAAGCAGGTGGGCGCCGGAATCCCCATCAGCAAGACCAATGGCTTCTGGATGGACGTGAAAGACGACTTCTACGGCAACCTGCGGGATGCGCAGAAGCCGACGGTCGGCGCGATCGAGTACGGATCCGTGCCGGCAGGCGGCGCGGGCGGCGCAGGTGGCAACGCCGGTGCTGGCGCAGCTGGCTCTGCCGGGACCGCGGGCGGCTCTGCAGGCGGTCCGGGGAGCGGCGGCAGCGCTGCGGGCGGGGCATCGGCGGGAGCTGCAGGCAACGGCGCTTCGGCTGGAACTGCGGGCGCGGGCGCAACGAGCTCGGGAAGCGGTGGCTCGGCCGCGAAGTCGAGCGAGGACGACGGTGGCTGCGGTTGCCGTACGTCGCAGCGCGCTCCCACGCTCCCCGCCAGCGCCCTGCTGCTGCTCGGCGCGCTTGGGTGGATTGCCCGTCGTCGTCAGATCTGA
- a CDS encoding FAD:protein FMN transferase, translating into MGTAVRFVAFTTPDANEVQTRAAMDTALARMRKLEALMTSWKDDSEVAAINRGAGTSVSVSPETYDVIERSVEAGKFSEGTFDITFSPLSQVWKFGDAAEESPKIPSAAQLKPLLARVDYRKIELDPKTRGVKIAKDQEIDLGGIAKGFIVDEAADVLRKAKLRSFLVQAGGDLFGSGRKPDGSPWVSGIREPRGGPDDFFATIELEDRAFSTAGDYARAFIKDGKRYHHIIDPRTGFPATACRSVTVWANDALTADAVDDAVFMLGPEKGLKLAESMDGVGVVIVDASNRVHISSILKGKVHVTRPPRDGL; encoded by the coding sequence ATGGGCACCGCCGTCCGTTTCGTTGCTTTCACCACCCCGGACGCGAACGAAGTCCAGACGCGGGCCGCGATGGACACCGCCCTCGCACGCATGCGCAAGCTCGAAGCCTTGATGACGTCCTGGAAGGACGACAGCGAAGTCGCGGCCATCAACCGCGGTGCCGGCACTTCCGTCAGCGTCAGCCCCGAGACCTACGACGTCATCGAGCGCAGCGTGGAGGCCGGCAAGTTCTCCGAGGGCACCTTCGACATCACCTTTTCGCCGCTCTCTCAGGTGTGGAAGTTCGGCGATGCCGCGGAAGAAAGCCCCAAGATCCCGAGCGCGGCGCAGTTGAAACCCCTGCTGGCCCGCGTCGACTATCGCAAGATCGAGCTCGATCCGAAGACGCGCGGCGTGAAGATCGCGAAGGATCAGGAGATCGACCTGGGCGGTATCGCGAAGGGCTTCATCGTGGACGAAGCCGCGGACGTGCTGCGCAAGGCCAAGCTGCGCTCGTTCCTGGTGCAAGCGGGAGGCGACCTGTTCGGTTCGGGTCGCAAGCCCGACGGCTCTCCTTGGGTCAGCGGCATCCGTGAGCCGCGTGGCGGCCCCGACGACTTCTTCGCCACCATCGAGCTCGAAGATCGCGCCTTCTCCACCGCGGGGGACTACGCGCGGGCGTTCATCAAGGACGGCAAGCGCTACCACCACATCATCGACCCGCGCACAGGCTTCCCTGCCACGGCCTGTCGCAGCGTCACGGTCTGGGCCAATGACGCCCTCACCGCCGACGCCGTCGACGACGCGGTGTTCATGCTCGGCCCCGAAAAGGGCCTGAAGCTCGCCGAGAGCATGGACGGCGTGGGCGTCGTCATCGTCGATGCGAGCAATCGCGTGCACATCAGCAGCATCCTGAAGGGCAAGGTGCACGTGACCCGCCCCCCACGCGACGGCCTCTAG
- the ybeY gene encoding rRNA maturation RNase YbeY, whose protein sequence is MPTLVRRRAPGSPQLSAREVRALGDALLDALELSHAELSVLLTNDATIHQLNLEHRSKDKPTDVLAFPLDAPIAEGMPTLLGDVVISLDTAERQARGRRRDLFAEVRLLLTHGVLHLVGYDHDTPAKKKRMSAETRRLVRMCDRARPAGPVENPRRPRSRKA, encoded by the coding sequence GTGCCCACCCTGGTGCGCCGTCGAGCGCCGGGCAGCCCGCAGCTCTCCGCGCGAGAGGTGCGCGCGCTTGGTGACGCGCTGCTCGACGCGCTCGAGCTGTCGCATGCGGAGCTGAGCGTGCTGCTGACCAACGACGCCACCATCCACCAGCTGAACCTCGAGCACCGCAGCAAGGACAAGCCAACGGACGTGCTCGCCTTTCCCCTCGACGCGCCAATCGCCGAAGGGATGCCCACACTCCTGGGCGACGTGGTCATCTCTCTGGACACGGCTGAGCGCCAGGCTCGCGGCCGGCGGCGGGACCTGTTCGCGGAGGTTCGCCTGCTGCTGACCCATGGCGTCTTGCACCTCGTTGGCTACGATCACGACACCCCTGCGAAAAAAAAACGCATGAGCGCCGAGACGCGCCGCTTGGTGAGAATGTGCGATCGCGCTCGGCCAGCCGGCCCGGTCGAGAACCCGCGCCGCCCGCGCTCTCGCAAGGCTTGA
- a CDS encoding beta-propeller fold lactonase family protein, translating to MAALRSVLLIAFALGGCSLLRQTDEYNAGGGAPGTGAGGTSGSGAADGGLTDAAVDVQHDAGSDGASDATTSAGATYVFVGSDAPKPNNLERYRLDPATGKLTFLGGTNANGPAKFMARHPTLPFVYVAGASSAFAVNPSTGDLTPTGNKGTSDAPTYIEVVPSGSYLLAAYWGLSLAEIVAINPNGTLGNVTGSASPGVHCHATAADRSERFVFVANVDSNSISQFVLESDSGTLKANSPASIAAPNGPRHLVFHPSLDVAYVMNLTKASTTTYAFDAKLGTLTETSTVSSLPPGTTEPSEGADIHLHPSGKFLYGSNYSGAQSSLVIYAVNATTGALSVLGHESTRGVDPRNFHIDPSGRVLVVINRLSDNLVSFLIDPATGKLSFVEEHQVVASPYFVDAYTFSAE from the coding sequence ATGGCAGCCTTGCGCTCGGTTCTTCTCATCGCGTTTGCGCTCGGGGGCTGTAGCCTGCTCAGACAAACGGACGAGTACAATGCCGGAGGAGGGGCGCCGGGGACCGGCGCGGGTGGGACGAGCGGAAGTGGAGCGGCCGACGGCGGCCTGACGGACGCGGCCGTCGACGTGCAGCACGACGCCGGCTCGGACGGAGCGTCCGACGCCACCACGTCTGCCGGAGCGACCTACGTGTTCGTCGGAAGTGATGCTCCCAAACCGAACAACCTGGAGCGCTACCGGCTCGACCCCGCCACGGGCAAGCTCACGTTTCTGGGCGGCACGAATGCAAACGGGCCCGCCAAGTTCATGGCGCGACATCCCACGTTGCCTTTCGTCTACGTGGCGGGTGCGAGCAGCGCGTTCGCCGTGAATCCGAGCACGGGCGACCTGACTCCCACCGGAAACAAGGGGACAAGTGACGCGCCGACCTACATCGAGGTCGTTCCCTCTGGCAGCTACCTGCTCGCCGCCTATTGGGGTCTGAGTCTGGCTGAGATCGTCGCGATCAACCCCAACGGCACGCTTGGAAACGTAACGGGCAGTGCATCGCCGGGAGTGCACTGCCACGCCACTGCAGCAGACCGCTCCGAGCGGTTCGTCTTCGTCGCCAACGTGGATAGCAACAGCATTTCGCAGTTCGTGCTCGAAAGCGACTCAGGCACACTGAAGGCAAACTCGCCGGCGAGCATCGCCGCCCCAAACGGCCCGCGCCACCTGGTCTTTCATCCCTCGCTGGACGTCGCCTACGTGATGAACCTGACCAAAGCGAGCACCACGACCTACGCTTTCGACGCGAAACTCGGAACTCTCACTGAAACGAGCACCGTCTCGTCGCTTCCACCGGGAACGACTGAGCCCAGCGAAGGCGCGGACATCCACTTGCACCCCAGTGGCAAGTTTCTCTATGGCAGCAACTACTCGGGAGCACAGAGCAGCTTGGTCATCTACGCGGTGAACGCAACGACGGGTGCGCTGAGCGTGCTCGGTCACGAAAGCACGCGCGGCGTCGATCCCCGGAATTTCCACATCGATCCCAGCGGCCGCGTACTAGTGGTCATCAATCGCCTCTCCGACAATCTGGTCAGCTTCCTCATTGACCCCGCGACCGGCAAACTCAGCTTCGTCGAAGAGCACCAGGTAGTGGCATCGCCCTACTTCGTGGACGCCTACACGTTTTCTGCAGAGTGA
- a CDS encoding M20 family metallopeptidase, whose protein sequence is MSVTPQSLDAAVDAHRGAIVELAEQIHAHPELRFEEHRAAAWLAELLERHAGVKVERELGGLPTALRARVGSGSPRVAILAEYDALPEIGHACGHNLIAGGAAGAFLALAAHGADLPGTIELLGTPAEEGGAGKVKLIEAGVFEGLDAAMMYHPFDRDLLTHPALASLWLTMAFHGRPSHAAMAPFEGASALTACTQLFHLIDSQRVHFRDGVRVHGFITNGGQAVNIIPEHAACEFSVRARSKAELDRVRAIVERCAKGAAMACGVEVEIELRTGYREMRNNMTLAREFGEALAGLGRSARETDDIVGAGSTDMGDVSQVVPAIHPYLAICDEWETACHQHRFAECAKSPRGLETMVVAAKALARTAYSALSKPELLARARAEYEGRPA, encoded by the coding sequence ATGTCCGTGACACCCCAAAGCCTCGATGCGGCCGTCGACGCGCATCGAGGCGCGATCGTCGAGCTGGCCGAGCAGATACACGCCCATCCGGAGCTGCGCTTCGAGGAGCACCGCGCTGCAGCGTGGCTCGCTGAGTTGCTGGAGCGTCATGCTGGGGTGAAGGTGGAGCGAGAACTCGGCGGCTTGCCCACCGCGCTGCGCGCGCGGGTCGGTTCGGGTTCACCGCGCGTCGCGATTCTCGCGGAGTACGATGCCCTGCCGGAGATCGGCCACGCTTGCGGCCACAACCTGATAGCGGGGGGTGCGGCGGGCGCGTTCCTGGCGCTGGCTGCGCACGGCGCGGATCTGCCCGGCACGATTGAGTTGCTCGGGACGCCCGCCGAGGAAGGCGGGGCGGGCAAGGTGAAGTTGATCGAGGCGGGGGTGTTCGAAGGGCTCGATGCGGCCATGATGTATCACCCCTTCGATCGCGACCTGCTCACACACCCCGCGCTCGCAAGCCTGTGGTTGACGATGGCGTTCCACGGGCGCCCGTCTCATGCGGCGATGGCGCCCTTCGAAGGTGCGAGCGCGCTCACCGCGTGCACGCAGCTGTTTCACCTCATCGATTCCCAGCGCGTTCACTTCCGCGATGGTGTGCGGGTGCACGGTTTCATCACCAACGGTGGGCAAGCGGTGAACATCATTCCCGAGCACGCCGCCTGTGAGTTCTCGGTGCGAGCGCGCAGCAAGGCAGAGCTGGATCGCGTCCGCGCGATCGTGGAACGCTGTGCGAAAGGCGCCGCGATGGCGTGTGGCGTGGAGGTCGAGATCGAGCTGCGCACGGGCTATCGGGAAATGCGCAACAACATGACCCTCGCTCGCGAGTTTGGCGAGGCGTTGGCGGGGCTGGGTCGCAGCGCACGAGAGACGGATGACATCGTGGGCGCTGGCTCCACGGACATGGGGGACGTGAGCCAGGTCGTGCCGGCGATTCATCCCTACTTGGCGATCTGTGACGAGTGGGAGACCGCTTGCCATCAGCATCGTTTCGCCGAGTGTGCCAAGAGCCCGCGCGGTCTGGAGACGATGGTGGTTGCGGCCAAGGCGTTGGCGCGCACTGCCTATTCGGCACTGAGCAAACCGGAACTCTTGGCGCGCGCGCGCGCCGAGTACGAAGGACGGCCCGCATGA
- a CDS encoding serine/threonine-protein kinase, translating into MTQLGRYELIKPIARGGMATVCLARVSGEGGFERLVAIKLMHPHIADDQEFVAMFLDEARFAARIRHPNVVSTLDVDRSPDGLFLVMEYVDGHSLHTVLRHAARQRIPLPLDVVARVGIDMLEGLHAAHELKGEDGAPLHIIHRDVSPQNVLIGRDGVSRLTDFGVALARSRLATTQGAGLKGKVAYLSPEQIRAEPLDRRADVFSASIVLWELFSGRRLFRGKSEGETLAAILEGRISPLHEVQPSLHPRLSQVVLRGLAPRAEDRYETAVAMADALEHTLREIGSAAANARRVATWLESLQIPEQAAGALPSTGSTVGSMLLGDRSAGPMVASTRPAARRRLWPLLAAGGIGILAVGVGVAVLRGTSSPSAQGAPGLSATTEALGAETSARVRESARVEVPVAAPSASVPSAAPEASSKPETTRPESTRPAPAPGPARPRPRPGGATSFRPEEL; encoded by the coding sequence ATGACCCAGTTGGGGCGCTACGAGCTCATCAAACCCATCGCTCGGGGTGGGATGGCGACCGTGTGTCTCGCGCGGGTGAGCGGGGAGGGTGGGTTCGAGCGCCTGGTGGCGATCAAGCTGATGCACCCCCATATCGCGGACGATCAGGAGTTCGTCGCGATGTTCCTGGACGAGGCGCGCTTTGCCGCGCGTATACGCCACCCCAACGTGGTCTCGACCCTGGACGTGGACCGCTCGCCCGATGGGCTGTTCCTCGTCATGGAGTACGTGGACGGGCACTCGTTGCACACCGTGCTGCGCCACGCCGCTCGGCAGCGGATCCCGTTGCCCTTGGACGTCGTCGCGCGCGTTGGCATCGATATGCTCGAAGGGCTGCACGCCGCCCACGAGCTGAAGGGCGAAGACGGCGCACCTTTGCACATCATTCACCGCGACGTGTCGCCGCAGAACGTGCTCATTGGTCGGGATGGGGTCAGCCGCTTGACGGATTTCGGTGTGGCGCTGGCGCGATCCCGTCTGGCCACCACTCAGGGCGCGGGGCTGAAGGGCAAGGTCGCGTACTTGTCGCCGGAGCAGATCCGCGCGGAGCCCTTGGATCGTCGCGCCGACGTGTTTTCAGCGTCGATCGTGCTGTGGGAACTGTTCAGCGGGCGGCGACTGTTTCGCGGCAAGAGCGAGGGCGAGACCTTGGCGGCCATCCTGGAGGGAAGGATCTCGCCGCTGCACGAGGTGCAGCCGTCGCTCCACCCTCGCCTTTCCCAAGTCGTGCTGCGCGGCTTGGCGCCGCGCGCCGAAGATCGCTACGAGACGGCCGTGGCCATGGCGGACGCGCTGGAGCATACCCTGCGCGAGATTGGGTCCGCTGCCGCCAATGCCCGGCGGGTCGCGACCTGGCTGGAGTCGCTGCAAATCCCAGAACAAGCAGCGGGTGCGCTGCCCTCCACGGGCTCGACCGTGGGTTCGATGTTGCTTGGGGATCGCTCCGCCGGCCCCATGGTCGCCTCGACGCGTCCGGCCGCGCGACGACGGCTGTGGCCCTTGCTCGCCGCCGGTGGCATCGGCATCCTAGCGGTGGGTGTTGGTGTTGCCGTGCTGCGCGGTACGAGTTCGCCCTCGGCCCAGGGCGCGCCAGGGCTTTCTGCCACGACGGAGGCGCTCGGGGCGGAAACCTCCGCACGCGTCCGCGAGAGCGCCCGAGTGGAGGTACCCGTAGCCGCACCGAGCGCGAGCGTGCCGTCTGCCGCGCCCGAAGCGAGTTCCAAGCCCGAGACCACGCGTCCAGAAAGCACGCGTCCTGCGCCGGCACCCGGTCCTGCCCGCCCACGGCCCCGTCCTGGTGGTGCCACATCCTTCCGACCCGAGGAACTGTAG
- a CDS encoding ATP-binding protein — protein MLRRKALESSLNRALTRSRVVMLVGPRQSGKTTLARGVADPNSINYFDLEDPVSLARLAEPMTALGPLRGLVVIDEVQRRPDLFPVLRVLADRNGARARFLVLGSASGDLLRQTSESLAGRVERVEVPGFRLEEVGQDKAQALWRRGGFPRSYLARAERDSIAWRKDFVLSLLERDLPQWGVRVPSAALHRFWVMLAHYHGQTWNAAEPARSLGVTEPTTRRYLDLLTDAFMIRQLRPWHANIAKRQVKAPKVYVRDSGVLHSLLGIGTQKQLLTHPKLGASWEGFVLEQVLTTVPHDEAHFWATHQGAELDLLLRQGKELLGIECKRADAPTLTRSMRSALETLGLTRLYVVYPGSKRYSLSSRVEVVSLPELLSMNA, from the coding sequence GTGCTCCGCCGAAAAGCGCTGGAATCGAGCCTGAATCGCGCGCTCACCCGAAGCCGGGTGGTCATGCTCGTAGGCCCACGTCAGAGCGGCAAAACGACCCTGGCGCGAGGCGTCGCCGATCCGAACTCCATCAACTACTTCGATCTGGAGGATCCGGTGAGCCTGGCACGACTCGCGGAGCCCATGACCGCGCTGGGGCCCCTGCGCGGCCTAGTGGTCATCGATGAGGTGCAGCGCCGCCCAGACTTGTTTCCGGTCTTGCGAGTGCTGGCTGATCGGAATGGCGCGCGGGCCCGCTTCTTGGTGTTGGGCAGCGCATCTGGAGATCTACTCCGTCAAACTTCCGAGAGCCTGGCTGGCAGAGTAGAGCGCGTCGAGGTCCCCGGTTTTCGCCTCGAAGAGGTGGGGCAAGACAAGGCACAGGCCCTCTGGCGGCGCGGCGGGTTTCCGCGTTCCTACCTGGCTCGCGCGGAGCGGGACAGCATTGCGTGGCGGAAGGACTTCGTCCTGTCCCTCCTGGAAAGAGACTTACCCCAGTGGGGAGTGCGGGTACCAAGTGCCGCGCTGCATCGGTTCTGGGTCATGCTTGCGCACTATCATGGGCAGACGTGGAATGCCGCCGAGCCAGCACGATCGCTCGGAGTGACGGAACCAACGACGCGCCGGTACCTGGACCTGCTGACCGACGCGTTCATGATCCGTCAACTGCGCCCCTGGCACGCGAACATCGCCAAGCGTCAGGTCAAGGCGCCGAAGGTATACGTTCGCGATAGCGGGGTGCTCCACTCCCTGCTTGGCATCGGCACCCAGAAGCAGCTGCTCACGCACCCGAAGTTGGGGGCATCCTGGGAGGGATTCGTGCTCGAGCAAGTGTTGACGACCGTGCCCCACGACGAAGCCCACTTCTGGGCAACTCATCAAGGCGCGGAGCTCGATCTACTTTTGCGGCAGGGCAAGGAGTTGCTTGGCATCGAGTGTAAACGCGCCGACGCACCCACCCTGACACGGTCGATGCGGAGTGCCTTGGAAACCCTGGGTTTGACACGCTTGTACGTGGTCTACCCAGGCAGCAAGAGGTACTCGCTATCGAGTCGCGTCGAGGTCGTTTCCCTGCCCGAACTGCTGTCGATGAATGCGTAA
- a CDS encoding TetR/AcrR family transcriptional regulator → MSRPKNSDSAKTYQALVDSAVEVLRQHGPKQVTLRRVSDHSGLSMGTITYYFATRIELVEACLDVHYDRVKLAIAEFHRDWSEAPADASILRRHVAHLVDIAFADRIFLQLRASSLGELHRYHSGRLNQHLLPALDLAVQDLAKALGVKSTDVRLAALTCNYAIARYAMLTDEELPLVVGAPTADAARAAIREHMCDVACRTLGLAT, encoded by the coding sequence ATGTCCAGGCCCAAGAACAGCGACTCAGCGAAGACCTATCAGGCCCTGGTCGACAGTGCCGTCGAGGTTCTGCGCCAGCACGGGCCCAAGCAGGTCACCCTTCGCCGGGTTTCCGATCATAGCGGCCTCAGCATGGGCACCATCACCTACTACTTCGCTACTCGCATCGAGCTGGTGGAGGCTTGCCTCGACGTCCACTACGATCGAGTCAAGCTAGCCATCGCGGAGTTTCACAGGGATTGGAGCGAGGCGCCTGCGGACGCTTCGATCCTTCGCCGCCACGTGGCGCACCTCGTCGACATTGCATTCGCCGATCGGATCTTCCTGCAGCTACGGGCTAGTAGCTTGGGTGAGCTGCATCGCTACCACTCGGGGAGATTGAACCAGCACCTGCTGCCCGCCCTGGACCTGGCCGTGCAGGACCTGGCGAAGGCGCTCGGCGTGAAATCCACGGACGTGCGTCTCGCAGCGTTGACCTGCAACTATGCCATTGCGCGCTATGCGATGTTGACGGACGAGGAGCTGCCGCTGGTCGTGGGTGCACCGACCGCCGACGCGGCGCGCGCTGCCATTCGCGAGCACATGTGCGATGTCGCGTGCCGTACCTTGGGTCTGGCGACCTGA
- the fsa gene encoding fructose-6-phosphate aldolase: MKIFIDTGDIGEIREAAAMGAIDGVTTNPSLLAKAGKPIRAAIAEICEVVDGPISAEVLATDQEGILREGRELAKIHPNVVVKVPLIAEGLKAVRVFSGEGIKTNVTLCFSPSQALLAAKAGATYISPFVGRLDDLSEDGMDLAEQIVTIYRNYDFTTEVLVASVRHPIHAVQAALMGADVATMPFKVITQLIKHPMTDLGLARFLEDAKKIPKE; the protein is encoded by the coding sequence ATGAAAATCTTCATCGATACTGGCGACATTGGCGAGATCCGGGAAGCAGCGGCGATGGGCGCCATCGATGGCGTGACCACCAATCCGTCACTGCTCGCAAAAGCAGGTAAGCCGATTCGCGCCGCCATCGCCGAGATTTGCGAAGTGGTCGACGGCCCCATCTCCGCCGAGGTGTTGGCCACGGACCAAGAAGGCATCCTGCGCGAGGGTCGGGAACTGGCGAAGATTCACCCCAACGTGGTGGTCAAAGTGCCGCTGATTGCCGAGGGATTGAAGGCGGTTCGCGTCTTCTCGGGCGAAGGCATCAAGACCAACGTCACCCTGTGTTTTTCGCCGAGTCAGGCACTTTTGGCGGCAAAAGCCGGCGCGACGTACATCTCGCCCTTCGTCGGCCGCTTGGACGATCTGTCCGAGGACGGCATGGACCTCGCCGAACAAATCGTCACCATCTACCGCAACTACGACTTCACGACGGAAGTGCTCGTGGCCAGCGTGCGTCATCCGATCCACGCGGTGCAAGCGGCACTGATGGGCGCGGACGTCGCCACCATGCCCTTCAAAGTGATCACGCAGTTGATCAAGCACCCGATGACGGACTTGGGTCTCGCGCGGTTTCTGGAAGACGCGAAGAAGATCCCGAAGGAGTGA